Proteins from one Choloepus didactylus isolate mChoDid1 chromosome 4, mChoDid1.pri, whole genome shotgun sequence genomic window:
- the LOC119533014 gene encoding endogenous retrovirus group K member 18 Env polyprotein-like — MQRVHWDDCRATSRVLVQNGSYGTVTDWSPKGYAVQNCTNANCSAHKKLRWKVRNYNHSVSIQTQAKYPIIWHGVGWSPPRPTLNNSCIQDTLWRLPISLHNISRWDENYTDKTKYTLKFTKIDTFGIQAYVRDPYVFWIGNLTINTTTKEVSCIENRSCSLYMCLTNIRASTNITILILRQRKGLWLPVSQRRPWESSPDMHMLLKILEKVYKRTKRFLGSLIAILIGLIAITTTATVAGTALHQSIQTTEFVQEWHKNASKAWGEQLQIDKEVNACLVDLENAVLLLGEEVENLRYQFKLKCDWNTSTFFVTPHEYNHTLFNWNKVKKHLLGHYNNLTLDILKLQETVDDIQNANFNILSKSETMQGIADGLERLNPMSLDAQEKPSQT; from the exons ATGCAAAGGGTACATTGGGATGATTGTAGAGCAACTAGTAGAGTGTTGGTGCAGAATGGTTCCTATGGAACTGTaactgactggtcccctaaggggtaTGCAGTTCAGAATTGTACCAATGCAAATTGCTCTGCTCACAAGAAGTTGAGGTGGAAGGTCCGTAACTATAACCACTCTGTTAGTATTCAAACCCAGGCTAAATATCCTATCATTTGGCACGGTGTTGGCTGGTCCCCACCGAGACCTACTTTAAATAATTCCTGCATTCAAGATACGCTTTGGAGGCTCCCCATTAGTTTACATAACATCTCCCGATGGGATGAAAATTATACGGATAAGACTAAATATACTCTAAAATTTACAAAGATAGATACTTTTGGAATACAAGCCTATGTTAGAGATCCTTATGTGTTTTGGATAGGAAACCTAACCATTAATACTACTACTAAAGAAGTTAGTTGTATAGAAAATAGAAGTTGTTCATTATATATGTGTTTAACTAATATTAGAGCTTCTACTAATATTACTATCCTAATTCTCAGACAACGAAAAGGTCTatggctccctgtttcacagcGCAGACCTTGGGAATCATCACCTGATATGCATATGTTactgaaaattttagaaaaagtatacaaaagaacaaaaagatttcTTGGATCATTAATAGCTATTCTTATTGGTTTAATAGCTATTACAACAACAGCCACTGTCGCAGGGACTGCATTACATCAATCTATTCAAACCACAGAATTTGTTCAAGAATGGCATAAGAATGCAAGCAAAGCTTGGGGTGAGCAGTTGCAAATTGATAAGGAGGTTAATGCCTGCCTTGTGGACTTAGAAAATGCCGTTCTCCTTTTAGGAGAGGAGGTGGAAAACTTGCGGTATCAATTTAAGTTAAAGTGTGACTGGAATACATCAACATTTTTTGTCACTCCTCATGAATATAATCACACACTTTTTAATtggaataaagttaaaaaacatctACTTGGACATTATAATAATCTTACActagacattttaaaattgcaggaAACTGTGGATGATATACAAAATGCAAATTTCAATATCCTTTCAAAATCAGAAACTATGCAAGGCATTGCTGATGGCCTTGAACGATTAAATCCTATG TCCTTAGATGCAcaagaaaaaccctctcagacctaa